From the Manis pentadactyla isolate mManPen7 chromosome 15, mManPen7.hap1, whole genome shotgun sequence genome, the window AAAAGGATGGAGTTGAACAATAACTTGTTGCATGTTGGCATCTTCCTTGCCTTCCCCACACTTCCACGGCCCAGGCATGCTCAAGCCTGACACCTGAGTGTTCTCCCCTAGAGTGACTGCACCAAGCTGTTTAGCCAGGGCATTGGAGGAGAACAGGCCCAGGCCAAGTTTGACAGCTGCCTTTCTGACTTGGCTGCTGTGTCCAACAAATTCCGAGACCTCTTGCAGGTAAGCCTCAGGTTCAACTGATGATTAAATCCTGTGCCTGTGTTTTGCTCTGAGAATACTGTTACTGGCTTCTTACGCATTTCATGTATAAAACGAGATGGTGAGAAGAGGTGAGGGAGTAGCATGCAAGCCACTGAACTTGTGCAAGTCCTTTGAAGACTATAGGTTTTGTAGCAGTGCAGCTGTCGTATTGAGAAGCCAGCACTCTGGTCCTCTGGAATCTCCACTCAGCCCCATAGGGCACAGAACCCTCAGAACAGTGCTTAGTGGAAATGGATACACATGGTTACTCAGACTTGCCATTTGGCCTGAGCCAGAGGCGCTGGCACTCAGAAATCTCTTTGAGAGTTTACCAAACCAACCCCATGGCCTCGTGTCCAGCATGGACCTGAATCACCACAGATCTGGAAATGAACAGGTTGTTCCTGGTCTCTTTTATTATGTTAAGACTCAGCTAGTGCCCACAGAAAAGCCTTAGAGCTGAAAGAATGCCCTGGCCGTCAAGGGATGGAtagagcaggaggaggagaaggggtgggggtggaggtgccTTCTGTGTCTGATGCGTCTGCCTTACCCTTCTGCAGGAAGGGCTGACGGAGTTAAACAGCACAGCCATCAAGCCGCAGGTGCAGCCTTGGATCAacacctttctctctgtctcccacAACATCGAGGAGGTCAGCGTAACCATAGGCAGCCATCAAGCCCAGGGTTACCCTCaatacccccacccccaactggaGGGCAGTGGAGCCGCATGAAGAGACTAGACCTTATATGCTTCTCAGTCCCCCTTCTCTCACCCTCAAAGGCTACCTTCCTCCCAGGAAACAGGTTGTTCCTACAATTAGAATGGCTCGGAAAGACATCTGAAGGGAGTTTACCTTGACCTGACACATCCTTTTTTATTGAGGCTTTTTACCCCACCTGTCATAGACTTAGGAGCTTTTTTTCCTAGCccaatttatttcatttctgtagaaCTTGAGATGCAAGAGAGAACAAAATGCCAGGAGCATTACCACATTGTGTGGGCCACTGCTGCAGCCTCAGGCCATTTGCTGGTCAGAAGTGTAATGCAACAGCAGCAGCAATTTCTGCCAGCCTGGGTGTCCAAGCTGGTTTTAAGCTGGATTAGTCAGAAGCTCCGCAAGAGGGAGGACCTCTTCCTCTGTTTGCATAGAAGAGTGGGAGTGGGGTGGAGCAAAGGGTACTTCTTGGAGAGGCTCCAAGTGACCCTCCTTCTTGACAACAGGAAGAATTCAACGACTACGAGGCCAATGACCCTTGGGTCCAACAATTCATCCTTAACCTGGAGCAGCAAATGGCAGAGTTCAAGGTGAGCAGGGTCTCTAGGAACCAGCTTATGGAATTACTCACATCTACCTAAATCAGCAGACAGCAGTTTCTCATCATACTTGTACTGGGAACAAGGAAAGCCCTCCCAAGCCCCAGCCTATAGAAACATTCCCCAATGTCCTCATGTAACTGTCCCACCCTTGTGGAGCCAGAAGGGCTTAGGTCAGACTGTCACTGATACCTAGCCTCTGTGTGTAGGCTGGCCTTTCCCCAGTCATCTACGACAGCCTGACTGGCCTCATGACAAGCCTTGTTGCAGTCGAACTGGAGAAAGTGGTGCTGAAATCCACCTTCAACCGGGTAAGGTCAAGAGAGCACAGTTCCCTCGCTCTGTCGTTTACCCTCCGAGGAAGACAGGACTTGCATCCTTTGCTACCCCAAGGCCATACATACCTAAGCCCAGTCCTTTTCTGTCTTTTGAGGCCCTGGAGCCGACTGAGGCACCACCAGAGGCCCAGCTGGCCTTGCAGCCCAGAACTGAGGGAAACAGGTCCAGTTCTGCTTGACCAGACGGCCAGGCTGTGAACTGTGACTGAGCTTGTGTCCCCCTGCAGCTGGGTGGTCTGCAGTTTGACAAGGAGCTGAGGTCACTTATTGCCTACCTTACCACGGTGACCACCTGGACCATCCGAGACAAGTTCGCCCGGCTCTCCCAGATGGCCACAATTCTCAATCTGGAGCGGGTATGTGGCCTAGCCAAAGAAAAGTGACTGGGAAGAGAGGCCAAGACAAGATTTGGATCCCTGCCACTCCTTCAAAACCAAGTCTCCACCAGCAGCCCAGCCATTTGGGGCACCTTTTTCCTGAATACCCCTGTTCTGCCTCTGGTGGAGCCCAAGGTTTTCTCTCCAGATAGCCCCTCCTTGCTAATTTATCTGTTCTTCCCCACAGGTGACCGAGATCCTAGATTACTGGGGTGCCAACTCTGGCCCACTGACATGGCGCCTCACCCCTGCTGAAGTACGCCAGGTGCTGGCTCTGCGCATAGACTTCCGCAGTGAGGACATCAAGAGGCTGCGTCTGTAGTTGCCGCGGTGAGCCTGCCTGATCCATCCCACCTCAGGGCTCCTTCCCTAACTAGCCACAGCCAAGGAGGGGGGCAAGGCTATCTGGCTTCCGAGAGCTCTGGCAGCCCAGACTGTTCCACTGTGGGCAGCAGGGAAAATAAGGCCTCAACTCACTCCACTCTTTGCATGCAGAGCTAACTAGGTAGTGCTTTGGGGGCAGCTTCTCCTCACCAAGAGAGGTGGGTCCCTCTGGGCTCCTTATTAGGTGGGAAAGCCAAGCAGGCCAGCCTTCTGTATGGGTGGTCATCTGTCATCCTGGAACACTGCAGCAAGCAGGCTGTCTCCCTGGCAGCGCTAAAGGACTTGGGTGTACCTGGGGACCTAGGAAATTTGGTTTACTCTGAGGAGATGCTGTGATGTTTTGATCACCCTGAATAAAGACACTCCTTGGACAGACATCAGTGTGTTGTTTCTAGGCAAGGCTGGGTGCTACAGGGCAAGACAGGTCTCCCAGGCTGGGTGCCACAGGGCAAGACAGGTCTTCCAGGTGCACTGAAACATGAAGGCAAAAGCCTAAAGACTCtagcctcctccagccccagatTGATGCAGGGCTGCCACCAGGACCCACGTGATGGCAGGTGCCTCACACAATCCTGAGCCCTTACCCGCCTCTTAGGCCCTCAGCACCAGAAGCAGGATCATCCCAGGGGCAGCTTTCAACGGTGCTGGGAGATGTGGGAATTGGCTCCTGACAAGAACAAAAAGCTTTATGAAGACAACCTTAAAGGGCAAAGTGAATTTATTCCAAGAAGGTCGTAGTCCTGAGCACACACTACCCACAGGCATGGCTGTAGTGCTGCTGGTTAAGGGCCTCAATTAGCAGTGACTTGCTGGAGGACTGAACTGGTGCACTGCCACAAGCAAGCATGGACCCCCACCCATCCCACTCCTCCATCAAGTCAGCCTTGGAGTGAGTGTCAAACACAAAGTCTACTCAGGCAAGAGTCTGACCTTTAAGGAAAGTCACAGGAAATGCCTCAAAGGGCCTTTTCAGGGTTGGCCTTACCAAGGGACCCCAGCCACCTGCTAAGGCTGGTTGTCAGCCCCCTCTTCCAGGCTCTCAGGGAGAGTGAGAAGACCAAGGCCTAAGCTGGCCCATGGGATTTGTAAAGGCCACATGGGACCCTAAGCTCAGGACCCCCTATGTCTAGACAGAGCAGATGCCAAGCCTAAGCCACTGTTAGCCAGGAGGCCACCGTCTCTGTTTCACCAAGCTCCAGAAAGGGCTGGGCCCATGCTCAGGTCAGCTTCCTTTAGGAGCAAATTCACAAAGAGGTGGGTAGAAAGCTGAGCACTCCCATGGGGAAGAAAGGGGCTGCTTTAGCACCTGGTTTTCTCTTCTTGCAGAGGGACAAGCCTCATGGGAAGGGGCATCAAGTTGAGGTCTCGCTCCCCAGCAGCTTCAGGCTTAGGCCCTGAGCGTCCACTTCTACCAGGTGGATGCTATAGTTTCCAAGGCCCTGGGAGCAAAGGACAGGAGGTGTTTGGAGAGCTCTGGGAAAATCTCAGGCCTTCTGGAGGCAGGAGTTAGACTTACAAGGATAGGAGGACTTGCAGCTATAGCCACTAGGCCTCAGGGCTCCTGCCCCCCACCAATAACCACACCCCAACACCAGCAGGTACCTCAGTCTTGGCCAGCACAGCCTCCAAAGCTTCCTTTTGCTGTGGTTCCTTGGTCAACAGATAGAGAAAGccccccccacctgcccctgccAGGCTCTGGCCATGCACGTGAGGGGCCAGGACATCCATCATACGCCGCACAGCAAGGGGCTCACAGCCCGGAGCCATGAGCTTCTTCTGCTCCCAGTATGAGGTCAGGCACTGGCCCAGCAGAGGCAGGCTCCCTGGtgtggggaagaaaggggaggggcaTGTCTGAGCCAGGATATTCACTTAACACCCGTCGGTAAACATAATGAGGTGCCAAGAGGCACTACTTAACCAGTGTCATGGTTAAGAACCAGAGTTCAGTCCTGGCTGGGAACAGGAGTGATAAAGCCCACCTCACTGGTTGGTTTGAAGACTAATATGCACAGAGCAGCCAGCACAGTGTTCCGTGAACTGTGTAGCCAAACTCTTGGAACCCTGATCAGCTCTGATTCCCTGGAACTCAGCTACAGGGCTGAGCCTCTTCCCCATCTGCTTCCTGGTGGGTGGGCTGGAGGCCTTCCCCATGATGCAAGTGCTGTCCTGAGACATGGCTCCCACCTACGTGTGAGACCCTGAAGAGGACAGAAAGTAGCCTTCTGTCCCCAGGGGCTTTATGCCTGGGACCTGTGCCAAGTCTGCAAAGGCCCCTGGCCTCAAACCCACAAGCCACAAGGCTCTCCATCCTGGTGCCCTGAGATCTGGGGAAGCAGCACCTCACCTTGGCGGAAGGCGTCAGTGCACTGCTCGGTGTGCTGCACCAGGCTGTGGGCGTTCTGCACGACAGCGGGCAGCCGGGCATACCAGCTCCTCAGCACATCCTGCAGATGGCGCAGGAAGGGTGCAGTGAGGGTCTGGGCCCCGCTGGGctgtctgcctccctctctcctttgtgGAGGGAGATCCTCACCTGCAGCAGATTCCGTGCCAGACGGGTCTTGCCAGTGTACACCAGGAGCAAGTGGTCATTGAGCTTCTGGATAAAGCCTTCAGGCACAGTGATCTCTTCCACCTCCACCTTCAGTGGCAGCTGAGCACGGGAGCGCCCCACCTTGATGCCAGGCATTAGGCCACCGACTTGGTCCTGCCAGCCACCTCCTGTGAGCCCAGGACCCCATCACTAATGGGTCCTGTGTGGTCCAACTTCTCTCTCCAGCCCAAGCACCTGGCCCTGCATGCCTGGCCAGGACCAGTGTAGGAGGACAGCTTCTCCCAACTCAGGCTGGGCCAGCTGAGCTGTGTAGTTTCTACCCCCAACCCTGGGAGCAAGATAGGCCAAACAAGGAACTGGTTTCATGCCAGAGCAAGAGCCAAGCTTGGAATGCATAAGACCTGAGTGTCGTTGCAGACCTAATGTGTAATTGGAAGGGTAAGACCTTACACTAACCTCCCCTCCAAGGAGAGAGGATATAGGACTTTCCCTGCAACCTAATGGTCCTTTATCATAGTCCTTTTTGATAAAGGGTGTCAGTGTTAGAAATAAGCTTTTCAAACTTGAAAAACTCATTCACATCTTGTTTTAGTAATGAAAGGTAtggatctcttttcctcttgcagctatataaaaatgacaaaacttGAGATGATTCTGGGAGAAGCCCTTGATAACCGGGGGAAGGGCCTGCAAGGATTTAAAGGGTAAAATGCAAGTGGCAAGAAACTTCTGGAACTTTACAGCTAAAACACTGTGGTTAGTGTTGGGCCCAGAATGTCAGGAACTCCTTAATTTTTCCCCTATCCTTCAGTACACTTACTGCAGCTTGTACTATACATTCACTTGAGTGATTATTGATTAATGTCTGTCTCTTAAGAGACCATACGACTTTTGAAGGCTAGGGCCCTGTTTCTGCTCATTTTATCTCCAGGGCCCAACACACAGTGGCTACTCAGTGAATAGCTGTCAACTAACCAAATGAAGGATTTGAATGGTACAcctcaaaataaaactgaaaagtcCTCTCCATCTGTCCCTTTTGCTAATGATTACCTTTTACGGGATGTCAGTCATTAGAGTGAAAGGAGGGGCCCAGAGAAGACACATAATCAGGCATCTATGTCTTCATGGCAGTTTCTTTCTCAAAGCTGTGCTAGAGATGAGGGCTGGTATCCAGTGGTGACCAGAGCACCCTAGGTTCTGGAGCCAGACAAACCTCTGGCTGCTCTCCATTGTGcatgggaggaggagggagctaGTAACATTGCATTATGATCACAGCCTGTACTGGGCCCCGTGTCCCCCTGCCATATTGGGGGGTGGGAAAAGGGATGGGCACAAATGACCATAGCCCAAAGGAAAAGCAAGTTGCCAGAAGGGCAGGCTGAAGGCCCTGCCTCCTGCTCCTAACCCAGCTCTGCCCAGTCCCACCCTGAGGGACAGCTCTGCATGGGGATAGTCAGGAGGAGTAGCACCTGGTATACCCAGGTGCCTAACATACATGAAAGGTACAGCACAGAATCTGGCACTTAGGATGTGCTCCTGTAACATCAAGTTGAAAAACATCTCAAATTGAAAACCACTAGAGATAGGGTCCTAGTGATAAGAAGGAAGCTCTAACCATTTTAAGGAGCAGCACAGTTACATGGCTATCTGTGAGTCCAGGGGAGCCCCAGAAGCCTCCTGGGGAAATCTAGTGACCTCCCTCGTGGCCCAGGGCAGTCCCATACCTGTAGTGAGCACCTGTTCTAGATGCAGCACTGCGTGGATCAAGGACTCTGTGCTCACCGCCTGGCCTGCGGCCCGCTGCAAAGCAGCCAGGGCAGCCCCTGCCAGGATGCTGCTGGTGCCTGCAGGGCACACAGGATGCCAGGCGTGAAACAGCTTTGCCCAGCCCAGTCCTGCCCTACCTCACCCACTCCCTCTCCACTGGGCAGAGACTGAGGAGAACATCAGAGCCAAAGCTAGAGGCTGGGGACAGAGTTGGTGGGCAGCAGGGGGACATGGCCCACTCACCAAGGCCAGAGCCATGGGGCAGCTCAGACCAGGTATGCAGCTCAAAGCCACCTCCAAAGGCACGCAGCAGCTGCTCACTCAGTGAGAACGGGGAGCGCATACGCACGATCCCCGCACAGATGAAGGCCGCCTTTAGCAGGGCCCCTGCAGAGGACCAGCACCCGGCAAGGACTTCAGTGTTCAAGGAAGcagacaccccaccccacctccactaATCCCCAGCCTAGCATGGGGCTTGTCTGGGGGACAAGAGCCCATTAGCAGTGCAGACCCCACCCCAAAACACACACGGGCCTCTGGGCTCCCCCACATGGAGCACACGCCTGGGCAGGGCGACTTCAGGGCCTCCTCCACCAGACTGGCTCACCCTCAGGCCAGGCCCCTGTGGCCTTGCAGGGTCTCCACAGTTCGCTCCCATCCCCCAGGCTGGCTGTGCGTGCCATCCCCACCTGCAGATGTCACAGGGGCACTGACCTGGGGCGTGCGGCTGGCAATAATCCTGCAGGTCATCCAGGCTCCTGCACACCATCTTCATGGCCATCTTGTCCTGCTGAGGCCCCATTGCCAGCCACAGCTCAGGCTCCGGGATGCGGCATGCCCTGGCCCCAATGGGCCGGCGGCCGTCCACTTGCACAGCCAGACCCAGCACTGCCCCACCAAGCTCATAGGCAAGGGGCGGTGTGTCGCTCCAGCCTCCTGCGGCAGTTAGATAAGACCAAGCTGGTCATAGGAGCTGCAAGCCCAACTCTGGGGTGGCTGCCCTCACTCCCACCCCCCGAAAGGGTCTCACCAGAGAAATCCACTCGAGCTGGGCATTCAGCCACCACCCACTGCCCAGGTGCCGGCAGCTCCACCGGCTCCATGGAGACAAAGTGCTGGGCTGACATCACAGCCTGGCGGATGAGGATCTGCCCAGCCCCCTCATAGTGGCGGGCAGCTCGTACCAGCAAGGCTGGTCTGCcaagagggaagggagaggaggcagcatggagCTCCAAGCTGGGCGCGGACTGCCTGGGTTTGGGGGGCTCACTGCCCTGGGAGACCTGAAGATGCCTCACCTCTCTTGGGGTTCCCACCCCAAAGGATGACCGGGGACTTCTCCAAGGGTTTTGACATCATTAACACCCACCTGCTCAGCCACTTGTTCCGCTCCAGCGCAAGTGCCTCCACACCCCTTGCCAGGTCTCCACACTCCAGGTATGAGAAGGGCTGCATCCACTCGGGGTTGGCAGCTGGCCCACTCCGTAAGCCTCCTTGACCCTCTGCCATGCAGCCCAATACATCCGCCACACAGGCCAGAGCCCGGGCCGCCACGCCAGGGTCTCCCGCTCCAGCTGCAACTGAGGGACCAGAgccgggggtggctggggaggggatTTGCCCCTAACACCCTCTGCCCAGACACTGTAGATCCCTCGTGCCTCTCATTTGGCTTGATACATGCTTCCTGGGAATGCTCCTCACTCCTTCACCTGGCACAGTTCTCATTCTACCAGCCAAAGCCCAGGCATGCCTCTTCACCCGCACCCAGGACGCCCACCAAGGTTAAGAGTCATGCTCAGCCCCACCACCAACCAGCTGTGAGTGAGTAACTTAAATGGGGATGATGAGGTGCAGCCTCTGAGGCCAAGGCTGAGCCCCCAGTGTGCCTGGGCCCCCAGCTAGAGCCAGCCGCATCCCTGGGGGCTCTGCTGAGCTCTTTGCCCACATCACAGCCCCAATACAGAACATTCGGGACTTTCTCATATTCACAGGACCCAGAGGCTCAGCCCCAGGCCTCAGCCGCTCACCAAACTCTCCACTAACAGGGATGAAGCTTCCCAAAAACCTCAAAGTAAACTCCATGTAAGCCTCTCCCCTGCTTTAAAGTCTCATTGCTCCCTAGTACTCTTATGCTGATGAATCAGAAAGCAGGTAAGGCAGGTGATGCTGGGTCTGGCTTCTGAGCATAGATGTCCGGCATACTCACTCTGGTCCAGCATGGCCAGCAAGGGCCCAGCACAGCCCTCAAGAACAGCAGCCCGGATCATTGGGCGCAGGCTGAGGTCCTGCCGGGCCTCCAGCACATGCCGTGCCTTACGCAGGGCCTGGCAGAAGAAAAGGTCCCGGCGGGAGGCCAGTGCAGTGGCCCGGTCCAAGCATGGCTGCAGCTGCTCCCAGGACAGACGCCAGCAGGCTCGCCAGCCCCGCAGGGCCTCACTCCCGTCCTCCTGGGGGTTGAGCATCCATAGCATGTCCTGGGGCCCCAGGGCCCTCGAGGGGTGGAGGACAGGAAAGAGGCGGGCACTGAGAAGGCAACGCTCTGCAGGAGGGGTGTCTGGGTCCCACAGGTCCCAGTCTCTGATGCAGGAAGAAGGCATATTAGCAGGAGGGAAGTGGGGTTTCGTGCCTTGTCACCAAGCCCCAACTGCCTGTCAACTGAAAGCTGGCTAATTCATGGGGACACAGGTGGCACAAGTAGGCAATTCAGGGAGGGAGGCCCACATACTTTGCCTCCTTTCTCATGCCACAGAACTAAACACTGAGCATACCCAGGAGTTTGGAGTTGCCCAGGGAGATGCTGGGGCAAATCTGGCTGCTCCAAACTACCCCAGCCCCCAGGCATAGTGGAAGAGCCAGGTGCTGCGCTagggcaggagcaggggcagggatGAGCTTCAAAGCAGCAGCCACCCTGGCCACCTAGCCCAGAGAGACCTACTGGGCCCATCAACCTTACCGAACACCTGTCTTCTGGAAAAATTCACTCCAGGACATGTTGAGATACGTTCCTGTCCCCTGCCTctgggggaagaggaggaagcagTCAGGACTACAAGGGCCACAGGAAGGGGTTAGGGATATTAAGGCCAGAAAGGACAGGAAGAGACCCGGGCACACGTGAGCAAGTTCCAAAACACTGCATCAAGCCCTGGAGCCACACGCTTCTGCCCAAGTGCCTGGAACTTGGAGAAGAATCCTGATACTAGGCCCAATCCACCATACGTGGCTCTGCAGCCAAGGAGGTTCACCTCCCTCTCTAAACCTCAGTCTccacctgtaaaatagggataaaagCCCCACCCAGCCCACCCTGCAGAGCAGACAAAAGGGAAGTAAAGGCCTGCTGAGACTCTACTGGCCCACACCCTCCTCACCACCTAACTATCCCTCAAGCCAGCGCTCAGAGAGCCCTGCAATGGTATGGGAGATGGGCTGGGAACCAGGGGCTCCCCAAAGCCTGGAGATGGGGCTGAGGGGAGGTAGGGTGGGCACCTACCTCCCAGCTGTCCAGACGGCCAACAAGGGTATAGGCACGGCTGGGGGCACCATGCAATCGCACATGGTGTCCCTGCAGGACAAGGTCACGCAGCTCCAAACCATGCAGGGCCTCAGACTGGGCCATGTCTAGGCCACTCAGGAAGCAGCCAGCTCTACAGTGAATGGGGCCCTGGCAGGGGAGAGGGCAGGCATCCTGGGTGGGCACCACCGTCCCAAGGAccctgccctccccctgcccccgctTGCAGGCCTCACCCGAAGGTGGCAGTGCTGCAGGACACTCCCAGGAGCCAGCTGGACAGGGCCCTCCAGCAGGCAGCTGATCACGGAGCTCCCAGGCTCCAGCAGCTGCCGTGCCTGTGAAGCCACGTAGGTGGTGaaggcccagggctggggctgcccCAATCCTCCTCCCCAGCCAAGGCCCAGTCAGAATTCCTGCTGCTCCCCAAGCCTGCTGGCCAGCCAAATCCCTCCCTGaccctgccctggccccagccTCAGGCCAGTCCCCTCCCACCTTGCTCATGCTGTCCCCATGGAGTGCACTCTCCCGGCCTCCTCCTCCAGCACAAACCTGAACTCAGTAACAGAGGTGCCACCAGGTGATGGCTCCCCTAGAAAACCTCTTCCACCTGTCCAGCTACCCACACCCCTGTCACCCTGAGAGCCACTGGGAACTCCACCTGCTGCTCACCATGGCACTGGCCCAGGCCCATCACCTCAGATGTGCCTGGCATCCCAAGTGGACCTGACAGAAAGGATGGGGGGAGTCTTCTCTAGCCTCTCAATCAGGCAGACATGGATGTAGAATCCTGACATGGCCACTTACTGGCTCTGGGGCCTTAGTCAAGTTGCTTAATCTCTCTGGTGCCTTATTTATGAAATGGGAATATTAACACCTATACTCATAGATAATCTGTTCCAAGCATGGGCTATGCCTTCCCTCCCCCAGAGCTCCATCCCAC encodes:
- the FCSK gene encoding L-fucose kinase isoform X3, with the protein product MEQLKGVDWTVIILTCQYKDSVQVFQRELEVRQKREQIPARTLLLAVEDPETRVGSGGATLNALLVAAEHLSARAGFTVVTSDVLHSAWILILHMGRDFPFNDCGRAFTCLPVENPQAPVEAMICNLDCLLDIMSHRDFVLDIYYQGTEAEIQQCARPDGRVPLVSGIVFFSVETAEHLLATHVSPPLDACTYMGLDSGARPVQLSLFFDILLCMARNVSREDFLVGRPPKMGQGDANITGYLQGARMELWQELRDQPLTMAYIPDGSYSYVTSSASEFLHILTFPGAAGAQVVYSQVEARQLLEPGSSVISCLLEGPVQLAPGSVLQHCHLRGPIHCRAGCFLSGLDMAQSEALHGLELRDLVLQGHHVRLHGAPSRAYTLVGRLDSWERQGTGTYLNMSWSEFFQKTGVRDWDLWDPDTPPAERCLLSARLFPVLHPSRALGPQDMLWMLNPQEDGSEALRGWRACWRLSWEQLQPCLDRATALASRRDLFFCQALRKARHVLEARQDLSLRPMIRAAVLEGCAGPLLAMLDQIAAGAGDPGVAARALACVADVLGCMAEGQGGLRSGPAANPEWMQPFSYLECGDLARGVEALALERNKWLSRPALLVRAARHYEGAGQILIRQAVMSAQHFVSMEPVELPAPGQWVVAECPARVDFSGGWSDTPPLAYELGGAVLGLAVQVDGRRPIGARACRIPEPELWLAMGPQQDKMAMKMVCRSLDDLQDYCQPHAPGALLKAAFICAGIVRMRSPFSLSEQLLRAFGGGFELHTWSELPHGSGLGTSSILAGAALAALQRAAGQAVSTESLIHAVLHLEQVLTTGGGWQDQVGGLMPGIKVGRSRAQLPLKVEVEEITVPEGFIQKLNDHLLLVYTGKTRLARNLLQDVLRSWYARLPAVVQNAHSLVQHTEQCTDAFRQGSLPLLGQCLTSYWEQKKLMAPGCEPLAVRRMMDVLAPHVHGQSLAGAGGGGFLYLLTKEPQQKEALEAVLAKTEGLGNYSIHLVEVDAQGLSLKLLGSETST
- the FCSK gene encoding L-fucose kinase isoform X5; the protein is MEQLKGVDWTVIILTCQYKDSVQVFQRELEVRQKREQIPARTLLLAVEDPETRVGSGGATLNALLVAAEHLSARAGFTVVTSDVLHSAWILILHMGRDFPFNDCGRAFTCLPVENPQAPVEAMICNLDCLLDIMSHRLGPGSPPGVWVCSTDMLLSVPANPGISWDGFRGARVIALPGSTTYARNHGVYLTDPQDFVLDIYYQGTEAEIQQCARPDGRVPLVSGIVFFSVETAEHLLATHVSPPLDACTYMGLDSGARPVQLSLFFDILLCMARNVSREDFLVGRPPKMGQGDANITGYLQGARMELWQELRDQPLTMAYIPDGSYSYVTSSASEFLHILTFPGAAGAQVVYSQVEARQLLEPGSSVISCLLEGPVQLAPGSVLQHCHLRGPIHCRAGCFLSGLDMAQSEALHGLELRDLVLQGHHVRLHGAPSRAYTLVGRLDSWERQGTGTYLNMSWSEFFQKTGVRDWDLWDPDTPPAERCLLSARLFPVLHPSRALGPQDMLWMLNPQEDGSEALRGWRACWRLSWEQLQPCLDRATALASRRDLFFCQALRKARHVLEARQDLSLRPMIRAAVLEGCAGPLLAMLDQIAAGAGDPGVAARALACVADVLGCMAEGQGGLRSGPAANPEWMQPFSYLECGDLARGVEALALERNKWLSRPALLVRAARHYEGAGQILIRQAVMSAQHFVSMEPVELPAPGQWVVAECPARVDFSGGWSDTPPLAYELGGAVLGLAVQVDGRRPIGARACRIPEPELWLAMGPQQDKMAMKMVCRSLDDLQDYCQPHAPGALLKAAFICAGIVRMRSPFSLSEQLLRAFGGGFELHTWSELPHGSGLGTSSILAGAALAALQRAAGQAVSTESLIHAVLHLEQVLTTGGGWQDQVGGLMPGIKVGRSRAQLPLKVEVEEITVPEGFIQKLNDHLLLVYTGKTRLARNLLQDVLRSWYARLPAVVQNAHSLVQHTEQCTDAFRQGSHT